AAGGACGTCATCGACACCGGTAACCAGAGCGGCTCAGCCCGTGGCGGTGGTCGTCGCGGCGACGGTCGCCGCGGTGATCGTCGTGATCATGACCGCGTTGATGGCGGCGATGGTCTGAGCGACCGCGTCGGCCGTCCAGGCGCCCTCCGCGATCTCCTTGACGCGCTGCTTGTTCGCCTCGGGGAAGGCCTTGCGGTCGAGCTTGGCCGCGTGCGCGATGGCGATCAGGACGGCCGTGCGGGCGTCGGGGTCGGCGCCCGCCAGCGCGCTGATCACCCGGTCCCTGACCGCGGCCTCCACGTCCGGGTTGGCCTCGGGCCAGCGCGTGGTTGGGAAGATGCCCAGCACCTTGCCGCGCTGCTCGGTCAGCACGCCCGACTCCGCCAGCCTCGTGAGCAGGCGCTTGCGCAGCTTGGCCGACTGCAGCCGCTGGACCCACCAGGCGGGCTTGCGCTCCTTGCCCTCCTCGGCGATGCGGGTCAGCGTGGCGTCCAGCTCGGAGTCGCCGAGCGGGGACGGGTCCTTGACCGTCACCTTCTTGTCCGACAGCTCCAGCCGACCGTTGACCGCCAGCTCGGCGAGGAGCGCGCCAGCGAGGGCCGGGTCGAGCTGAGTCCCGGAGACGAGCTGCGTGCCCTTCTCGTCGTTGTAGGTGAGCAGGAGGAGTTCCTCGGCGATCGTCACAGTCATGCTTCGACACTAACCTCCCAGCCATGACCATCTCGGAGAAGTTGCACGCCGTCGGCCGCCCGTTGCTCCGGGCGCAGCTCGAGTGCTCCGCTGGGGAAGAATGGATCCCACCGGCATCTCCATGTACCGCAACAAGTGCCCGTACACGCCGTCGCCGTCACCCAGCCCGTCACCCTCGCCCTCCAGCAGCCCATCACCCCAGCCCACAGGCGCCTGCACCGCGAACTACCGCACGGTGAACTCGTGGTCGGGCGGCTACCAGGGCGAGGTCACAGTGAAGGCAGGCACTCGGCGGTCAACGGGTGGACCGTCAGATGGACGCTGAGCAGCGGTCAGTCGATCTCCCAACTGTGGAACGGCACCCTGAGCGGCAACAGTTCCGCGGTGACGGTGTCGAACACCTCGTACAACGCCTCGATCCCGGCCTCCGGCACGACCACGTTCGGCTTTCTCGGCAACGGTGCCCCGTCCCTGACGTATACCAGCCCGTGGCCACAACATGATGACCGCCTTCGTCGAAGCCGGTGGGGACTCCGGCAGCTGGCCGCGCATCTCTGGGACGGGCTCTGGCTCGGCAACGGCGACATTGGCGCCTACACTCGCGAGACTGCCGGCTGCTGAAACGGACGTGTTCGCGTTGCTCGGACGCGTGGCGCGCCTACATGCGGCGCTCGACCGCCACCGTGAACCACTCCGACCGGCTCACCCTGGCCCAGAACGTCAGCTTCCTCTGACGCTCCGGCCCTCCATGCCCTCAGGCCCCCGGATCCCGCGGCCGAACGCCGCGGGCCGCGGGGGTCACAGCGATTTTTCAGGGTCGATGTCCGGGCAGTTTCCGCGCACCTGGGAGGACCGGCCGATATGACGGAGACGATGGTCTCCGGAACTCTGCGTTGATCTTGTGCGTATAACTGCGCGTCGAGTACCGTCACAGCGTGCAAACGGTTTCCGCCGACGTGAACCGCCCATAGTAAGAACGCCTCGGCGAAACCGCGCCGGCCGCCCGTCCGGGCGCGACCGGTGACCGCGCAATTCCTCCACCCGTCACGCTGTTCCGCCCTGCCCGAGAAGAATCGAAGTGGATCGTGGCATTGTCAGACCTCCGCGCCCGGAACGCGAAAAGAAAAGCCTCGCGACTGCTGGCCGCGACTCTCGCCGGCATCGTCTGCGTGAGCATCAGCGCGACCCCCGCGTCCGCACACTGGAACGGGACGGGCCAGCTCATCGCCCGCATCGGCATCTACCCCTACAACTACAACGACACGTGGCAGAAGCCGATGAACAAGGCGCTGGCCAACTGGAACGCCACGTCCTCCCCCGCCGACATCTACAAGAACCGGAACTCCGGCTCGACGATCACCGTGAAGTCGTACCGGAACACCTGGTACGGGCACTACACCCGATGCGGCGACAGCTGCCTGTACATCAAGCTGAACAGCCGCACCATCAACCGGGACGCGAGCAATTTCTCCAACTACGTGACCGGCGTCTTCGTGCACGAATTGGGGCACGCGCTCAATCTCGCGCACAACAGCACCACCTCCATCATGAACAGCAGCAGAAATCGCGACACGATGACCAAACCGCAGTCGCATGACGTCTCGGACGTCAACGCCTATTACTGACCGGCCCCGCCCGACGACATTCACGAGGAGAACGGGAGTCGAAGTCGATGAAGGCTCGAATGCGGCGGCTCGGGGTGG
The Nonomuraea helvata genome window above contains:
- a CDS encoding GOLPH3/VPS74 family protein, with protein sequence MTVTIAEELLLLTYNDEKGTQLVSGTQLDPALAGALLAELAVNGRLELSDKKVTVKDPSPLGDSELDATLTRIAEEGKERKPAWWVQRLQSAKLRKRLLTRLAESGVLTEQRGKVLGIFPTTRWPEANPDVEAAVRDRVISALAGADPDARTAVLIAIAHAAKLDRKAFPEANKQRVKEIAEGAWTADAVAQTIAAINAVMITTITAATVAATTTATG
- a CDS encoding cellulose binding domain-containing protein → MVGRLPGRGHSEGRHSAVNGWTVRWTLSSGQSISQLWNGTLSGNSSAVTVSNTSYNASIPASGTTTFGFLGNGAPSLTYTSPWPQHDDRLRRSRWGLRQLAAHLWDGLWLGNGDIGAYTRETAGC
- a CDS encoding matrixin family metalloprotease; this translates as MSISATPASAHWNGTGQLIARIGIYPYNYNDTWQKPMNKALANWNATSSPADIYKNRNSGSTITVKSYRNTWYGHYTRCGDSCLYIKLNSRTINRDASNFSNYVTGVFVHELGHALNLAHNSTTSIMNSSRNRDTMTKPQSHDVSDVNAYY